One Felis catus isolate Fca126 chromosome D1, F.catus_Fca126_mat1.0, whole genome shotgun sequence DNA segment encodes these proteins:
- the NPAT gene encoding protein NPAT isoform X2: protein MKAKETSNDVPAIMSSLWKKLDHTLSQIRSMQSSPGFVASQRVRTRSGIAEIKRQRKLASQAAPVNSELLTLAYLSGQCPATTPSTATQLVRSAGQITAPVRSNFVVVNHSQSQDTVATGESLSIIPGPQERKTQASVMSPARRKSESQRKSNTLSGPHSTIRNFQDPNAFAVEKQMVIENAREKILSNKSLQEKLAENINKFLTSDNNIAQVPKQTESNPTEPETSIDELLGLQSEIHMSEEAIQDILEQTESDPAFQALFDLFDYGKSKNNKQISQGICSPHLDTNPSVVLADETNLAVKGSFESEQSGDQSGQPPFCTSYQNEDTSSALKNGSNHDELRPEAQEHFSQIGSSVQKKAFKTGVPNEQKCNLDISFESVPHLNDFNQRVNSDAECNQRCAELYTHQMSTETAMAMEVGKSSLLPDAPRDSPLQPDQSGIPVTSFVSLGGETNSENFVLSGKSSQLLSQNIPLTGKTSKTSQFCESSNNTGRLKTNLPGSKSPDPKEILQSEPEIHNGLPVTSQQHVDCHDNSPLQSKILPVSVESSGLNISEQVDICLEDTTSSVKQPPDGSSSLELNHAEEHETQPSRSEKVAGDSQEPSSLKEDGDSIFLTLSENGNCGEVALIAPEGDPVEDKRAVLSESVCSSVGGSHPESQNTSDRPGVDSSADVDAANIVSLKIIISDDPFVSSDTELNSAVSSISGENLPTIILSSPTKSPAKNGELVKCLSSEEAAGTLTSAERTGDSASVEQSLLALKPEDSAVNAQSEGSVAFSASAPPCVSKDGGYIQLMPATSTTFGNSNNILIATCVTDPTALGTTVSQSNVVVLPGNSVPGTAQPPPPQLQTPPRSNSVFAVNQTVSPSFSQGSAIIIASPVQPVLQGMVGMIPVSVVGQNGNTFPAPPQQVLHMPLAAPVCSRSIPQFPIPPKSQKTQGLRNKPCTGKQVNNLVDSSSHLVGCHAQRTEVSDKNMATDLGKKLEEITVPFSLESVVPASKPFESHRRVLCFDSTASVANTQGTNHKAVSQNKEKNDISLPNLESPTVSSTSKAPSNNALKRDREKPPLPKILSKSETPNSRHSTTKETQSEKKVPPTEIVLESFHKTTANKENELCSDVERQKNPETSKLSNGQQNGGIRNEKTVTSLQELTKKQGTSSSSKNVISVGAAGKDPKQEQTKCAASLVNPLTKPGSEMLQDGQWHSPVSRLPDSSDSPVPRTAGLGAGDKHKEEPRDGIKVPSSRRFGEDSSTAKVMVPPVTPDLPACSPASETGSENSVNMAAHTLMILSRAAISRTASTTPLKDNTQQQFRASSRSATKKRKIEELDERERTSRTSNKSLANSSLPMKKKKIKKKKLPSSFPAGMDVDKFLLSLHYDE, encoded by the exons AAACATCAAATGATGTTCCAGCAATTATGTCATCTCTGTGGAAGAAGTTAGATCATACGCTTTCCCAGATCAG GAGCATGCAAAGTTCCCCAGGGTTTGTTGCCAGTCAGAGAG TCCGAACAAGAAGTGGAATTGCagaaatcaaaaggcagagaaaactcGCGTCTCAAGCGGCTCCCGTCAATTCAGAGTTACTGACTTTAGCGTATCTTTCAGGACAATGTCCTGCTACTACTCCTTCAACAGCCACACAGCTTGTCCGGTCAGCTGGCCAGATTACAGCTCCTGTGAGGTCAAATTTTGTAGTGGTTAACCATTCACAGTCACAAGACACTGTGGCCA CTGGAGAGTCTTTAAGTATCATTCCTGGTCCTCAGGAAAGGAAAACTCAAGCCAGTGTAATGTCTCCTGCTAGACGCAAAAG tgAATCTCAAAGGAAAAGTAACACTCTGTCTGGGCCTCATTCAACAATACGGAATTTCCAGGATCCAAATGCATTTGCAGTAGAAAAA CAAATGGTTATTGAAAATGCAcgagaaaaaatattaagtaacaaATCTCTTCAAGAAAAGCTTgcagaaaacattaataaatttctGACTAG TGACAACAATATTGCTCAAGTACCTAAGCAAACAGAGAGCAACCCTACAGAACCAGAGACTTCAATTGATGAGCTCCTGGGACTTCAG AGTGAAATCCATATGTCTGAGGAGGCTATCCAGGACATACTGGAGCAGACAGAATCAGATCCGGCATTTCAGGCACTTTTCGATCTCTTTGACTATG GTAAATCCAAGAATAATAAACAGATATCCCAAGGCATTTGCAGTCCACATCTGGACACCAATCCCAGTGTAGTGTTAGCAGATGAAACTAATCTAGCAGTTAAAGGTTCTTTTGAATCAGAACAATCTG GTGATCAGTCTGGGCAGCCCCCATTTTGTACATCCTATCAAAATGAAGACACATCCAGTGCCTTGAAGAATGGCAGCAACCACGATGAGCTTAGACCAGAAGCACAGGAACACTTTTCTCAGATAGGCTCTAGCGTCcagaaaaaggcatttaaaacGGGTGTACCTAATGAACAGAAGTGTAACCTCGATATTTCCTTTGAATCTGTGCCTCATTTGAATGACTTTAACCAAAGAGTAAATTCTGATGCCGAATGTAATCAGCGTTGTGCCGAATTATACACCCATCAGATGTCCACTGAAACCGCCATGGCAATGGAGGTCGGAAAGAGTTCTCTCTTGCCGGATGCGCCACGTGATTCTCCATTACAGCCTGATCAGTCTGGTATACCAGTAACGTCATTTGTTTCCCTCGGGGGGGAAACTAACAGTGAAAACTTCGTTCTCTCTGGGAAGAGTTCTCAGCTTTTATCCCAAAATATTCCATTAACTGGAAAGACATCTAAAACAAGTCAGTTTTGTGAAAGCTCTAACAACACAGGAAGACTTAAAACTAACCTCCCTGGTTCTAAGTCACCAGACCCTAAAGAGATTCTGCAGAGTGAACCTGAGATTCACAACGGATTGCCGGTCACATCACAACAACATGTGGATTGTCATGATAATTCTCCACTTCAAAGCAAGATATTACCTGTATCGGTTGAAAGTTCAGGTTTAAATATATCCGAACAAGTAGACATTTGTCTGGAAGATACAACATCTTCAGTTAAACAGCCGCCTGATGGTTCATCGTCTCTTGAGTTAAATCACGCAGAAGAACATGAAACTCAGCCCTCAAGGTCTGAGAAAGTTGCTGGCGATTCGCAAGAGCCTTCATCTTTAAAAGAAGATGGAGATAGTATTTTTCTCACTTTAAGTGAGAATGGTAACTGTGGGGAAGTTGCATTGATTGCTCCAGAAGGTGATCCTGTAGAAGATAAACGTGCTGTTCTGTCAGAATCTGTGTGTTCTTCAGTGGGAGGTTCTCACCCCGAGTCCCAGAACACCAGTGACAGACCTGGTGTTGACAGCTCGGCAGACGTGGATGCAGCAAAtattgtctctctcaaaattatcaTTAGTGACGATCCATTTGTTTCCTCAGATACTGAACTGAACAGTGCTGTTTCTAGTATCAGTGGGGAGAACCTGCCGACTATAATACTGTCCTCTCCCACTAAGTCCCCTGCCAAAAATGGAGAATTGGTTAAGTGCCTGTCTTCAGAAGAAGCCGCAGGCACTCTCACATCTGCGGAAAGAACAGGGGATTCAGCATCGGTGGAACAGAGCCTCTTGGCCCTCAAACCCGAAGACTCCGCAGTGAATGCTCAGAGTGAAGGCAGCGTTGCTTTTTCAGCCAGTGCCCCACCGTGCGTCTCCAAGGATGGCGGATACATACAGTTGATGCCAGCTACAAGCACAACTTTCGGAAATTCAAATAACATTCTGATAGCTACATGCGTGACTGATCCAACAGCCTTAGGAACCACTGTCAGTCAGTCTAATGTGGTGGTGTTGCCTGGAAATTCCGTACCTGGAACTGCTCAGCCCCCGCCGCCTCAGTTACAGACACCGCCAAGGTCAAACAGCGTATTTGCTGTCAATCAAACCGTGTCACCCAGCTTTTCACAAG gatctGCCATCATAATTGCCTCTCCTGTCCAACCTGTACTCCAAGGAATGGTGGGGATGATCCCTGTATCTGTGGTTGGACAGAATGGAAATACCTTTCCTGCTCCACCTCAGCAG GTCCTTCATATGCCTTTGGCGGCACCTGTGTGCAGTAGAAGTATCCCTCAATTCCCCATCCCTCCAAAGTCTCAGAAGACTCAGGGACTGAGAAACAAGCCTTGTACAG GAAAGCAGGTAAATAATTTGGTGGATTCGTCTAGTCATTTAGTTGGATGTCATGCACAAAG aactGAAGTGTCTGACAAGAATATGGCCACCGATCTCgggaaaaaattggaagaaatcaCGGTTCCCTTCTCATTAGAGAGTGTAGTTCCAGCTAGCAAACCATTTGAAAGCCACAGACGTGTGCTCTGTTTTGATAGCACTGCTTCTGTGGCGAATACACAGGGCACAAACCATAAGGCGGTGTcccaaaacaaggaaaagaatgaTATTTCACTTCCTAATCTCGAGTCACCCACTGTGTCCTCCACCTCCAAGGCCCCTTCTAATAATGCTCTCAAAAGAGACCGAGAGAAACCTCCTTTGCCTAAGATTTTATCTAAATCAGAAACTCCCAATAGCCGACATAGCACCACAAAAGAAACTCAGTCAGAAAAGAAAGTCCCACCGACAGAAATTGTACTTGAATCTTTCCATAAAACAACAGCTAATAAGGAGAATGAATTATGCAGCGATGTCGAAAGGCAGAAAAATCCCGAAACTTCAAAACTGTCAAATGGGCAGCAAAATGGGGGTATACGGAATGAGAAAACCGTAACTTCACTGCAAGAACTGACCAAAAAACAAGGCACGTCCTCAAGTAGTAAAAATGTCATTTCGGTAGGTGCAGCTGGGAAGGATCCAAAGCAAGAACAAACTAAATGTGCCGCTTCTTTGGTTAACCCGCTAACCAAACCTGGCTCAGAAATGCTGCAGGATGGTCAGTGGCACAGCCCAGTAAGTAGGCTCCCCGATAGCTCTGACTCCCCTGTACCCCGGACGGCGGGCTTGGGGGCAGGGGACAAACATAAAGAAGAACCTAGAGATGGGATCAAGGTCCCCTCCAGTAGGCGTTTTGGTGAAGACAGTAGCACAGCCAAAGTCATGGTCCCTCCTGTCACCCCAGACCTGCCTGCCTGCAGCCCTGCCAGCGAGACAGGGAGTGAGAACAGTGTGAACATGGCTGCCCACACGCTGATGATTCTGTCCCGGGCTGCCATCTCCAGGACCGCCTCGACAACTCCCCTGAAAGACAACACACAACAACAATTCAGAGCATCTTCGAGGAGCGCCACCAAAAAGCGGAAGATTGAGGAATTAGATGAACGCGAACGAACCTCCCGTACTTCCAATAAAAGTCTTGCAAATTCGTCACTACcgatgaaaaagaagaaaattaag aaaaagaagcTACCCAGTTCATTTCCAGCTGGAATGGATGTGGACAAATTTTTGTTATCATTGCATTATGATGAGTAA
- the NPAT gene encoding protein NPAT isoform X1, with amino-acid sequence MLLPSDIARLVLGYLQQENLTSTCQTFILESSNLKEYAEHCTDEGFIPACLLSLFGKNLTTILNEYVAMKAKETSNDVPAIMSSLWKKLDHTLSQIRSMQSSPGFVASQRVRTRSGIAEIKRQRKLASQAAPVNSELLTLAYLSGQCPATTPSTATQLVRSAGQITAPVRSNFVVVNHSQSQDTVATGESLSIIPGPQERKTQASVMSPARRKSESQRKSNTLSGPHSTIRNFQDPNAFAVEKQMVIENAREKILSNKSLQEKLAENINKFLTSDNNIAQVPKQTESNPTEPETSIDELLGLQSEIHMSEEAIQDILEQTESDPAFQALFDLFDYGKSKNNKQISQGICSPHLDTNPSVVLADETNLAVKGSFESEQSGDQSGQPPFCTSYQNEDTSSALKNGSNHDELRPEAQEHFSQIGSSVQKKAFKTGVPNEQKCNLDISFESVPHLNDFNQRVNSDAECNQRCAELYTHQMSTETAMAMEVGKSSLLPDAPRDSPLQPDQSGIPVTSFVSLGGETNSENFVLSGKSSQLLSQNIPLTGKTSKTSQFCESSNNTGRLKTNLPGSKSPDPKEILQSEPEIHNGLPVTSQQHVDCHDNSPLQSKILPVSVESSGLNISEQVDICLEDTTSSVKQPPDGSSSLELNHAEEHETQPSRSEKVAGDSQEPSSLKEDGDSIFLTLSENGNCGEVALIAPEGDPVEDKRAVLSESVCSSVGGSHPESQNTSDRPGVDSSADVDAANIVSLKIIISDDPFVSSDTELNSAVSSISGENLPTIILSSPTKSPAKNGELVKCLSSEEAAGTLTSAERTGDSASVEQSLLALKPEDSAVNAQSEGSVAFSASAPPCVSKDGGYIQLMPATSTTFGNSNNILIATCVTDPTALGTTVSQSNVVVLPGNSVPGTAQPPPPQLQTPPRSNSVFAVNQTVSPSFSQGSAIIIASPVQPVLQGMVGMIPVSVVGQNGNTFPAPPQQVLHMPLAAPVCSRSIPQFPIPPKSQKTQGLRNKPCTGKQVNNLVDSSSHLVGCHAQRTEVSDKNMATDLGKKLEEITVPFSLESVVPASKPFESHRRVLCFDSTASVANTQGTNHKAVSQNKEKNDISLPNLESPTVSSTSKAPSNNALKRDREKPPLPKILSKSETPNSRHSTTKETQSEKKVPPTEIVLESFHKTTANKENELCSDVERQKNPETSKLSNGQQNGGIRNEKTVTSLQELTKKQGTSSSSKNVISVGAAGKDPKQEQTKCAASLVNPLTKPGSEMLQDGQWHSPVSRLPDSSDSPVPRTAGLGAGDKHKEEPRDGIKVPSSRRFGEDSSTAKVMVPPVTPDLPACSPASETGSENSVNMAAHTLMILSRAAISRTASTTPLKDNTQQQFRASSRSATKKRKIEELDERERTSRTSNKSLANSSLPMKKKKIKKKKLPSSFPAGMDVDKFLLSLHYDE; translated from the exons AAACATCAAATGATGTTCCAGCAATTATGTCATCTCTGTGGAAGAAGTTAGATCATACGCTTTCCCAGATCAG GAGCATGCAAAGTTCCCCAGGGTTTGTTGCCAGTCAGAGAG TCCGAACAAGAAGTGGAATTGCagaaatcaaaaggcagagaaaactcGCGTCTCAAGCGGCTCCCGTCAATTCAGAGTTACTGACTTTAGCGTATCTTTCAGGACAATGTCCTGCTACTACTCCTTCAACAGCCACACAGCTTGTCCGGTCAGCTGGCCAGATTACAGCTCCTGTGAGGTCAAATTTTGTAGTGGTTAACCATTCACAGTCACAAGACACTGTGGCCA CTGGAGAGTCTTTAAGTATCATTCCTGGTCCTCAGGAAAGGAAAACTCAAGCCAGTGTAATGTCTCCTGCTAGACGCAAAAG tgAATCTCAAAGGAAAAGTAACACTCTGTCTGGGCCTCATTCAACAATACGGAATTTCCAGGATCCAAATGCATTTGCAGTAGAAAAA CAAATGGTTATTGAAAATGCAcgagaaaaaatattaagtaacaaATCTCTTCAAGAAAAGCTTgcagaaaacattaataaatttctGACTAG TGACAACAATATTGCTCAAGTACCTAAGCAAACAGAGAGCAACCCTACAGAACCAGAGACTTCAATTGATGAGCTCCTGGGACTTCAG AGTGAAATCCATATGTCTGAGGAGGCTATCCAGGACATACTGGAGCAGACAGAATCAGATCCGGCATTTCAGGCACTTTTCGATCTCTTTGACTATG GTAAATCCAAGAATAATAAACAGATATCCCAAGGCATTTGCAGTCCACATCTGGACACCAATCCCAGTGTAGTGTTAGCAGATGAAACTAATCTAGCAGTTAAAGGTTCTTTTGAATCAGAACAATCTG GTGATCAGTCTGGGCAGCCCCCATTTTGTACATCCTATCAAAATGAAGACACATCCAGTGCCTTGAAGAATGGCAGCAACCACGATGAGCTTAGACCAGAAGCACAGGAACACTTTTCTCAGATAGGCTCTAGCGTCcagaaaaaggcatttaaaacGGGTGTACCTAATGAACAGAAGTGTAACCTCGATATTTCCTTTGAATCTGTGCCTCATTTGAATGACTTTAACCAAAGAGTAAATTCTGATGCCGAATGTAATCAGCGTTGTGCCGAATTATACACCCATCAGATGTCCACTGAAACCGCCATGGCAATGGAGGTCGGAAAGAGTTCTCTCTTGCCGGATGCGCCACGTGATTCTCCATTACAGCCTGATCAGTCTGGTATACCAGTAACGTCATTTGTTTCCCTCGGGGGGGAAACTAACAGTGAAAACTTCGTTCTCTCTGGGAAGAGTTCTCAGCTTTTATCCCAAAATATTCCATTAACTGGAAAGACATCTAAAACAAGTCAGTTTTGTGAAAGCTCTAACAACACAGGAAGACTTAAAACTAACCTCCCTGGTTCTAAGTCACCAGACCCTAAAGAGATTCTGCAGAGTGAACCTGAGATTCACAACGGATTGCCGGTCACATCACAACAACATGTGGATTGTCATGATAATTCTCCACTTCAAAGCAAGATATTACCTGTATCGGTTGAAAGTTCAGGTTTAAATATATCCGAACAAGTAGACATTTGTCTGGAAGATACAACATCTTCAGTTAAACAGCCGCCTGATGGTTCATCGTCTCTTGAGTTAAATCACGCAGAAGAACATGAAACTCAGCCCTCAAGGTCTGAGAAAGTTGCTGGCGATTCGCAAGAGCCTTCATCTTTAAAAGAAGATGGAGATAGTATTTTTCTCACTTTAAGTGAGAATGGTAACTGTGGGGAAGTTGCATTGATTGCTCCAGAAGGTGATCCTGTAGAAGATAAACGTGCTGTTCTGTCAGAATCTGTGTGTTCTTCAGTGGGAGGTTCTCACCCCGAGTCCCAGAACACCAGTGACAGACCTGGTGTTGACAGCTCGGCAGACGTGGATGCAGCAAAtattgtctctctcaaaattatcaTTAGTGACGATCCATTTGTTTCCTCAGATACTGAACTGAACAGTGCTGTTTCTAGTATCAGTGGGGAGAACCTGCCGACTATAATACTGTCCTCTCCCACTAAGTCCCCTGCCAAAAATGGAGAATTGGTTAAGTGCCTGTCTTCAGAAGAAGCCGCAGGCACTCTCACATCTGCGGAAAGAACAGGGGATTCAGCATCGGTGGAACAGAGCCTCTTGGCCCTCAAACCCGAAGACTCCGCAGTGAATGCTCAGAGTGAAGGCAGCGTTGCTTTTTCAGCCAGTGCCCCACCGTGCGTCTCCAAGGATGGCGGATACATACAGTTGATGCCAGCTACAAGCACAACTTTCGGAAATTCAAATAACATTCTGATAGCTACATGCGTGACTGATCCAACAGCCTTAGGAACCACTGTCAGTCAGTCTAATGTGGTGGTGTTGCCTGGAAATTCCGTACCTGGAACTGCTCAGCCCCCGCCGCCTCAGTTACAGACACCGCCAAGGTCAAACAGCGTATTTGCTGTCAATCAAACCGTGTCACCCAGCTTTTCACAAG gatctGCCATCATAATTGCCTCTCCTGTCCAACCTGTACTCCAAGGAATGGTGGGGATGATCCCTGTATCTGTGGTTGGACAGAATGGAAATACCTTTCCTGCTCCACCTCAGCAG GTCCTTCATATGCCTTTGGCGGCACCTGTGTGCAGTAGAAGTATCCCTCAATTCCCCATCCCTCCAAAGTCTCAGAAGACTCAGGGACTGAGAAACAAGCCTTGTACAG GAAAGCAGGTAAATAATTTGGTGGATTCGTCTAGTCATTTAGTTGGATGTCATGCACAAAG aactGAAGTGTCTGACAAGAATATGGCCACCGATCTCgggaaaaaattggaagaaatcaCGGTTCCCTTCTCATTAGAGAGTGTAGTTCCAGCTAGCAAACCATTTGAAAGCCACAGACGTGTGCTCTGTTTTGATAGCACTGCTTCTGTGGCGAATACACAGGGCACAAACCATAAGGCGGTGTcccaaaacaaggaaaagaatgaTATTTCACTTCCTAATCTCGAGTCACCCACTGTGTCCTCCACCTCCAAGGCCCCTTCTAATAATGCTCTCAAAAGAGACCGAGAGAAACCTCCTTTGCCTAAGATTTTATCTAAATCAGAAACTCCCAATAGCCGACATAGCACCACAAAAGAAACTCAGTCAGAAAAGAAAGTCCCACCGACAGAAATTGTACTTGAATCTTTCCATAAAACAACAGCTAATAAGGAGAATGAATTATGCAGCGATGTCGAAAGGCAGAAAAATCCCGAAACTTCAAAACTGTCAAATGGGCAGCAAAATGGGGGTATACGGAATGAGAAAACCGTAACTTCACTGCAAGAACTGACCAAAAAACAAGGCACGTCCTCAAGTAGTAAAAATGTCATTTCGGTAGGTGCAGCTGGGAAGGATCCAAAGCAAGAACAAACTAAATGTGCCGCTTCTTTGGTTAACCCGCTAACCAAACCTGGCTCAGAAATGCTGCAGGATGGTCAGTGGCACAGCCCAGTAAGTAGGCTCCCCGATAGCTCTGACTCCCCTGTACCCCGGACGGCGGGCTTGGGGGCAGGGGACAAACATAAAGAAGAACCTAGAGATGGGATCAAGGTCCCCTCCAGTAGGCGTTTTGGTGAAGACAGTAGCACAGCCAAAGTCATGGTCCCTCCTGTCACCCCAGACCTGCCTGCCTGCAGCCCTGCCAGCGAGACAGGGAGTGAGAACAGTGTGAACATGGCTGCCCACACGCTGATGATTCTGTCCCGGGCTGCCATCTCCAGGACCGCCTCGACAACTCCCCTGAAAGACAACACACAACAACAATTCAGAGCATCTTCGAGGAGCGCCACCAAAAAGCGGAAGATTGAGGAATTAGATGAACGCGAACGAACCTCCCGTACTTCCAATAAAAGTCTTGCAAATTCGTCACTACcgatgaaaaagaagaaaattaag aaaaagaagcTACCCAGTTCATTTCCAGCTGGAATGGATGTGGACAAATTTTTGTTATCATTGCATTATGATGAGTAA